Proteins found in one Candidatus Saganbacteria bacterium genomic segment:
- a CDS encoding undecaprenyl-diphosphate phosphatase, whose translation MNLLHSIILGVVEGITEFLPISSTAHLVLTANILKVAQSEFVKSFEIMIQFGAILSVIVLYWKQFLLDLESLKRIIVAFIPTAILGFLLYKIIKKYLISSEIIIIWALLIGGIVLIAFELFHKEKDTAHDDISTIPYSKCLAIGLFQSLAMFPGVSRSAATIIGGLAINLKRQTIVEFSFLLAVPTMLAASVLDIVKSGSSFTMDQFGILAIGFIISFIVALLSINFLMNFIKKHTFIPFGIYRIIIALIFMASIYLVK comes from the coding sequence ATGAACTTATTACACTCGATCATTTTAGGCGTCGTTGAAGGCATTACAGAATTTCTTCCCATTTCATCTACCGCGCATCTAGTCCTTACAGCAAACATTCTCAAGGTTGCCCAAAGCGAATTCGTAAAAAGCTTCGAGATAATGATTCAATTCGGGGCGATCTTGTCTGTAATAGTCCTTTACTGGAAACAATTTCTATTGGACTTAGAAAGTTTGAAGAGAATCATCGTCGCATTCATTCCAACCGCCATTCTTGGGTTCCTTCTTTATAAAATTATCAAAAAATATCTGATCAGCAGCGAGATCATTATAATTTGGGCGCTTCTTATCGGAGGCATCGTCCTTATCGCGTTTGAATTGTTCCATAAAGAAAAAGATACGGCTCACGACGATATTAGCACGATCCCCTATTCAAAATGTTTGGCGATCGGGCTTTTCCAATCGCTTGCAATGTTCCCGGGGGTGTCAAGATCTGCCGCGACAATAATCGGGGGTTTGGCTATAAATCTCAAGAGGCAAACAATAGTTGAATTCTCATTTTTACTTGCGGTACCAACAATGCTTGCGGCATCAGTTCTGGACATAGTGAAAAGCGGCAGCAGTTTCACGATGGATCAATTTGGCATCTTGGCGATCGGCTTCATCATTTCATTTATAGTGGCGCTTTTAAGCATCAATTTCCTAATGAACTTCATTAAAAAACATACCTTTATTCCGTTTGGAATTTATCGTATAATTATCGCGCTTATATTTATGGCTTCGATTTATTTAGTAAAATAG
- a CDS encoding 1,4-dihydroxy-6-naphthoate synthase — translation MQLNFAYSPCPNDTYTYFGIMSGKIVLEDHKIEIHHHDIETLNKHAIAGTYEITKMSFFTWLKLKDKYGLLRAGNSLGFGCGPILISKKKEIKASDLPFLRIVLPGELTTANLLFSLYSPRSKHKSYVQYDQIFNEMNSRRADCGVVIHESRFLYEKEGFYKVCDLGVWWEETAKVPIPLGAVGIRSDLLKELDGKIEGLIKQSLDLSKSSPQIAMPYIKKMAIEMEDQVIDRHIKTFVNSFTYDLGDKGMEAINKLEEMARSAGIIQ, via the coding sequence ATGCAGCTGAATTTCGCCTATTCTCCATGTCCAAACGATACTTACACATATTTTGGTATTATGTCGGGGAAAATAGTCCTTGAAGATCACAAAATAGAAATTCATCACCACGACATCGAAACATTAAATAAGCATGCAATTGCCGGCACTTACGAAATAACAAAAATGTCTTTTTTCACTTGGCTTAAATTGAAAGATAAATATGGGTTGCTTAGGGCGGGAAATTCTTTGGGCTTTGGATGCGGTCCGATATTGATCTCAAAGAAGAAAGAAATCAAGGCTTCCGATCTTCCGTTCCTGCGGATCGTGCTTCCGGGGGAATTAACAACCGCAAATCTTTTGTTCTCGCTATATAGCCCGAGATCAAAGCATAAATCCTATGTTCAATACGATCAAATATTCAATGAGATGAACTCTAGACGTGCCGATTGCGGTGTCGTAATTCATGAAAGCCGATTCCTTTATGAAAAAGAAGGGTTTTATAAAGTATGCGACTTGGGCGTGTGGTGGGAGGAAACTGCCAAGGTGCCGATTCCACTTGGAGCAGTTGGTATAAGATCTGATCTGCTAAAAGAATTGGATGGGAAGATCGAAGGGTTAATTAAGCAAAGTCTTGATCTATCCAAATCATCACCTCAAATAGCAATGCCGTATATCAAAAAAATGGCTATTGAAATGGAGGATCAAGTTATCGATCGGCATATTAAAACATTTGTTAATTCTTTTACTTACGATCTAGGCGATAAAGGAATGGAAGCTATTAACAAGTTGGAAGAAATGGCGAGATCGGCAGGAATTATTCAATGA
- a CDS encoding UbiX family flavin prenyltransferase has product MDNIILAVTGATEAAAAKIFIEKSPAPISLVYSKWGKEVYERECGPISDLEKKAAKVFDNNDLAASISSGSVKSAGMVILPSSANTLAEIASGICSTLITRTAHCQLKERRKLILCLRESPLSFIDLRNAKIVTQAGGIIMPMSPQFYMFGKKDTKDISLYNLLDSFTDRVFSLLGFQTGKTWEDVVDL; this is encoded by the coding sequence ATGGATAATATTATATTGGCGGTAACTGGAGCTACGGAAGCTGCCGCCGCGAAAATCTTTATAGAAAAATCCCCGGCTCCTATTTCTCTGGTTTACAGCAAATGGGGGAAAGAGGTTTACGAGAGAGAATGCGGGCCGATATCCGATCTCGAAAAAAAAGCCGCAAAAGTATTTGATAACAACGATCTTGCAGCTTCAATTTCGTCAGGATCTGTAAAGTCTGCGGGTATGGTAATACTCCCAAGTTCCGCAAATACTTTAGCAGAGATCGCATCGGGTATTTGTTCAACCCTCATCACTCGCACAGCTCATTGCCAATTAAAAGAGCGGCGCAAATTGATACTTTGCCTTCGAGAGTCGCCGCTTTCTTTTATCGACCTAAGAAATGCGAAGATCGTTACTCAGGCGGGAGGCATAATCATGCCGATGAGCCCGCAATTCTATATGTTCGGGAAAAAAGACACAAAGGATATTAGCCTCTATAATCTATTGGATTCATTTACAGATCGTGTTTTTTCACTTCTTGGATTCCAAACCGGAAAAACTTGGGAGGATGTAGTTGATCTATAA
- a CDS encoding 4-hydroxybenzoate octaprenyltransferase, whose translation MLNKITNFIKIEHTIFSLPLIFAGAYLGASRHIPSLYTLALIIMAGVGARTFGMSMNRILDRKIDLLNKRTKGRELPSGKLSLNNAIGIAAVGFGLYMLACYLLGPFILMLSPLPLFILSTYSLLKRFTWACHFGIGLVLGSSPLGAYVAVTQSLNFTPEILLLAGFTIFWMSGYDIIYSLQDIDFDKNNNIYSIPSSFGGSTALVVAAITHVISFIFLFSLSYFLYFFIILFFALFACGIFYLLSHMPFVPLETRFFPLSAITGILGAMVVFL comes from the coding sequence ATGCTAAATAAAATCACTAACTTTATAAAAATTGAACATACGATCTTTAGTTTGCCCTTGATATTTGCGGGAGCTTATCTTGGGGCAAGCAGGCATATTCCAAGCCTTTATACTCTAGCTTTGATCATAATGGCGGGTGTCGGCGCTCGTACATTTGGAATGTCGATGAACAGGATATTGGATAGGAAGATCGATTTATTAAATAAAAGGACTAAGGGAAGAGAATTGCCATCGGGGAAATTATCTTTGAATAATGCAATTGGCATTGCTGCGGTAGGCTTTGGCCTTTATATGTTAGCTTGTTATTTGCTTGGTCCATTTATTCTTATGCTTTCGCCTTTACCTCTTTTTATTTTAAGCACATATTCGTTGCTAAAACGCTTTACTTGGGCATGCCACTTTGGGATCGGTCTCGTTTTGGGTTCTTCTCCATTGGGTGCATATGTGGCGGTGACGCAAAGTTTGAATTTTACTCCGGAGATCCTATTGCTTGCGGGGTTTACTATCTTTTGGATGAGCGGCTACGATATTATTTACTCTCTTCAAGATATAGATTTTGATAAAAATAATAACATATATAGCATCCCAAGCAGTTTTGGCGGTAGCACTGCTTTAGTAGTCGCGGCGATTACCCATGTAATTTCATTCATATTTTTATTCTCTCTCTCTTATTTTTTATATTTTTTTATTATTTTGTTTTTTGCGCTTTTTGCTTGTGGGATTTTTTATTTACTTTCGCATATGCCTTTTGTTCCACTTGAAACAAGGTTCTTCCCACTATCCGCAATAACGGGGATATTGGGAGCAATGGTCGTCTTTTTATAA